One Salvelinus sp. IW2-2015 linkage group LG35, ASM291031v2, whole genome shotgun sequence DNA segment encodes these proteins:
- the LOC111958769 gene encoding nuclear factor 7, brain, producing the protein MAASLSLLEGHLSCPVCCDIFRNPVVLKCSHSFCEECLRKSWKDMENPLCPACRAECSSEEQSLSLALKSLCDSLRKGGEKVGSDNCRLHGEKLKIFCFDDKQPICVVCYTSKKHKGHDCYPIEEAVPDLKSEIQIVVSTLKNKLANKNTAKMRHQSWEEHIKGQAQCAEDQIRREFKKLQQFLEEEETARIATLSEEEQQKSEVMRERAEALAREITTLSETIVVVDKEMEVDNITFLKNYKAILNRADCTFPDTADTEVVSGALIDMAKHVGSLKFKVWEKMLEFVDYTPVIMDPNTMSTKFTLSDDLTTMTYCDERQSLPDNPERFLNVGVLGSEGYSKGTHYWDVEVGDNDNWILGVAKESIPRKTQVKMEPQSGLWIIKYINGKYKAGIQPYVQIKVDESPRVIRVQLDCNKGEVKFFDLAKNTTLCTFKDNFTEKMFPYFNSGSVICPLRLLGKAKTS; encoded by the exons ATGGCTGCCAGTTTGTCTCTCTTGGAGGGGCACCTCTCTTGTCCCGTGTGCTGTGACATCTTCAGGAACCCCGTGGTCCTCAAATGCAGCCACAGCTTCTGTGAGGAGTGTCTGCGGAAATCCTGGAAGGATATGGAGAATCCGCTGTGTCCTGCATGCAGGGCCGAGTGTTCATCTGAGGAGCAGAGTTTAAGCCTCGCCTTAAAGAGCCTCTGTGATTCCTTACGGAAGGGGGGTGAAAAGGTAGGATCTGATAACTGCCGGCTSCATGGAGAGAAACTTAAAATCTTCTGTTTCGACGATAAACAGCCCATCTGTGTTGTCTGCTACACATCAAAAAAACATAAAGGTCATGACTGTTATCCCATTGAGGAGGCTGTGCCGGATTTGAAG AGTGAAATCCAGATTGTGGTTTCCACTTTGAAGAACAAACTAGCAAACAAGAACACAGCCAAGATGCGTCATCAAAGCTGGGAGGAGCACATAAAG GGCCAGGCCCAATGTGCAGAGGAYCAGATAAGGAGGGAGTTTAAGAAACTCCAGCAGTTCCTAGAAGAGGAAGAGACGGCCAGGATCGCTACCCTGAGYGAGGAAGAACAGCAGAAATCTGAAGTGATGCGAGAAAGAGCTGAGGCATTGGCCAGAGAGATCACAACCCTTTCAGAGACAATTGTAGTTGTCGATAAGGAAATGGAAGTGGACAATATCACATTCCTCAAG AACTACAAGGCCATACTTAACAG aGCCGATTGCACATTCCCAGATACTGCAGATACTGAGGTAGTATCAGGAGCACTGATTGACATGGCCAAACATGTAGGATCTCTCAAGTTCAAAGTTTGGGAGAAGATGCTTGAGTTTGTTGACTACA CTCCTGTGATCATGGATCCGAACACAATGTCCACTAAGTTCACCCTCTCTGATGACCTCACCACTATGACATACTGTGACGAGAGGCAGAGTCTCCCAGACAACCCCGAAAGGTTTCTTAACGTAGGAGTGTTGGGTTCTGAAGGGTACAGCAAAGGCACCCATTACTGGGACGTGGAGGTCGGAGATAATGATAACTGGATCTTAGGGGTAGCCAAAGAGTCTATTCCACGCAAGACGCAAGTCAAAATGGAGCCTCAGAGTGGATTATGGATCATCAAATACATCAATGGGAAATACAAAGCAGGTATACAACCGTACGTCCAGATCAAGGTAGATGAGAGCCCACGAGTGATCCGAGTACAACTGGACTGTAACAAAGGGGAGGTGAAATTCTTTGACCTCGCCAAGAACACTACCCTGTGCACCTTCAAAGACAACTTCACTGAAAAGATGTTCCCATACTTTAACAGCGGAAGTGTGATTTGCCCACTACGCCTTTTAGGAAAGGCAaaaactagctaa